From Lujinxingia litoralis, one genomic window encodes:
- the mfd gene encoding transcription-repair coupling factor has protein sequence MAEELAQNLEEAPREQVTPEREERYPVEVLAERIGDGQAVEVQAGGGGLMAAVLADLSGRLGRPVVVLTAEERAAERLADDLRLFCGEVEDLGEVEGLAPVDETLQEVVVHYPSYDVGPFYQATADRRVTMGRLAALHTLSGERPPRYVVSSVGAAIRRTLSPQVFAHHSHRLEVESTLDNERLREVMGHLGYSEVPVVEDPGTFAVRGDIVDIYSPHEEHPVRVERWGDEVAEIRQFHRETQRSIEERSHCDIFAVREAILDKENVGRAIGRLRALSAEMGRPSSDLRDLIADLQAGLHVVGIEALVPALYQEMGDLLDYVPADAVVVVLEPGALMARARGIWEKRRREFEASRADEEYVFEVGEYYRGVPAMGDWLGERLAVEWRRVAMIEDAAERGWAVPEERVEFRVRENNDVIALRKHFQGVEQTVKALGEKLPEWKERYGRICFACRTRAQSERLVELLGSYGHDAMVLPAPLDISEPVPPPADVLEVYAGELSAGFRSELLGVALISGVELFGQRVVTHERKSITEHAAISHFKDLNDGDLVVHVDFGIGRYRGIAHLDVEGIANDFLHIEYAGGDKLYLPVYRLGRVQKYIGGGDNIALDKLGGTRWDRTKEKVKENIRELAGDLLALYAKRELTKGIAFSPPDAFYEEFEQAFPFDETPDQARAIHEVLRDMGKARPMDRLICGDVGFGKTEVGIRAAMKAVMDGKQVAVLVPTTLLSEQHAISFEKRVKAFGARVAAINRFRSAKEVKEILADTAAGKIDVLIGTHRILSKDVEFADLGLLVVDEEQRFGVAHKEKIKQLRANIDVLTLSATPIPRTLQMSMLGIRDLSIIATPPHNRLSVRTHVARFSDSVVREAIMRELGRGGQVFFVHNRVQTIEEMARHLREIVPEARIGIGHGQMGEGKLEEVMYAYIRGEINVLLCTSIVESGLDIPNANTIIVNRADMFGLSQLYQLRGRVGRGSQRAYAYLLVPARRTLPDDAQKRLEVIQTYTDLGSGFHVASYDLEIRGAGNLLSDDQSGHVVAVGLDLYTELLEEAIGDIRGQELEDALEPEVNIPVEAYIPETYIPATSLRLMFYKRFSLARSGDELALIFEELVDRFGDPPNSVRNLRDLISVKIDLRRIGSQRLDAGMSAIALELDQRTPLDPARVLELVSASGGRWRLTAEMKLIYKLKVDESAQLMRTSRAILNQLLAL, from the coding sequence GAAGAGTTAGCCCAGAATCTAGAGGAAGCCCCCCGAGAGCAGGTCACTCCGGAGCGCGAGGAGCGCTACCCGGTGGAGGTTCTGGCCGAGCGGATTGGTGACGGTCAAGCCGTGGAGGTGCAGGCGGGCGGGGGAGGTCTGATGGCCGCGGTGCTGGCCGATCTCTCCGGGCGGCTCGGGCGGCCGGTGGTGGTGCTTACCGCCGAGGAGCGAGCCGCGGAGCGCCTGGCCGACGATTTGCGTCTCTTCTGCGGTGAGGTGGAGGACCTGGGGGAGGTTGAGGGGCTGGCCCCGGTGGACGAGACGCTTCAGGAGGTGGTGGTTCACTACCCCTCGTATGATGTGGGGCCCTTTTACCAGGCCACCGCCGATCGGCGCGTGACCATGGGCCGGCTGGCCGCGCTGCATACGCTCAGTGGGGAGCGGCCGCCGCGTTATGTGGTGAGTTCGGTGGGGGCGGCGATCCGGCGCACGTTGAGCCCCCAGGTCTTTGCGCACCACTCTCACCGCCTGGAGGTGGAGTCGACGCTGGATAATGAGCGTCTGCGCGAGGTGATGGGGCACCTGGGCTACTCGGAGGTGCCGGTGGTCGAGGATCCGGGGACCTTCGCGGTGCGCGGTGATATCGTCGACATCTATTCGCCGCATGAGGAGCACCCGGTGCGCGTGGAGCGCTGGGGCGATGAGGTGGCCGAGATCCGGCAGTTTCACCGGGAGACCCAGCGCAGCATTGAGGAGCGCAGCCACTGCGACATCTTTGCGGTGCGCGAGGCGATCCTGGACAAGGAGAACGTGGGCCGGGCCATCGGGCGGCTGCGCGCGCTCAGCGCCGAGATGGGCCGGCCCTCCAGCGATCTGCGCGATCTGATCGCCGATCTGCAGGCCGGGCTGCACGTGGTGGGGATCGAGGCGCTGGTCCCGGCGCTCTATCAGGAGATGGGCGATCTGCTGGACTACGTGCCCGCCGATGCGGTGGTGGTGGTGCTGGAGCCGGGGGCGCTGATGGCCCGGGCCCGCGGGATCTGGGAGAAGCGGCGGCGGGAGTTTGAGGCCTCCCGCGCCGACGAAGAGTACGTCTTTGAGGTGGGGGAGTACTACCGGGGCGTGCCGGCGATGGGGGACTGGCTCGGGGAGCGCCTGGCGGTGGAATGGCGGCGCGTGGCGATGATCGAGGACGCCGCCGAGCGGGGCTGGGCGGTGCCCGAGGAGCGGGTTGAGTTTCGCGTGCGCGAGAACAACGATGTGATCGCGTTGCGCAAGCATTTTCAGGGGGTCGAGCAGACGGTTAAGGCGCTGGGTGAGAAGCTCCCGGAGTGGAAGGAGCGCTACGGGCGGATCTGTTTTGCGTGCCGCACCCGGGCGCAATCTGAGCGCCTGGTGGAGTTGCTGGGAAGTTACGGTCATGACGCGATGGTCTTGCCGGCGCCGCTCGATATCAGCGAACCGGTGCCGCCGCCGGCCGATGTGCTGGAGGTGTATGCCGGGGAGCTCAGCGCGGGCTTTCGTTCCGAGCTGCTGGGGGTGGCGCTGATCTCGGGCGTGGAGCTCTTTGGCCAGCGGGTGGTCACCCATGAGCGCAAGTCGATCACCGAGCATGCCGCGATCAGCCACTTTAAAGATCTCAACGATGGGGATCTGGTGGTGCACGTGGATTTTGGCATCGGGCGCTACCGGGGGATCGCGCACCTGGATGTGGAGGGGATCGCCAACGACTTTCTGCATATCGAGTATGCCGGGGGCGATAAGCTCTACCTGCCGGTGTATCGGCTCGGGCGCGTGCAGAAGTACATCGGCGGGGGCGATAACATCGCGCTCGATAAGCTCGGGGGCACGCGCTGGGATCGCACCAAGGAGAAGGTCAAAGAGAACATCCGGGAGCTGGCCGGCGATCTGCTGGCGCTCTACGCCAAGCGCGAGCTGACCAAGGGGATTGCCTTCAGCCCGCCGGATGCGTTCTACGAGGAATTTGAGCAAGCCTTCCCCTTTGATGAGACCCCCGATCAGGCGCGCGCGATTCATGAGGTGCTGCGCGACATGGGTAAGGCGCGGCCGATGGATCGCCTGATCTGCGGTGATGTGGGTTTTGGCAAGACCGAGGTCGGGATCCGCGCGGCGATGAAGGCGGTGATGGATGGCAAGCAGGTGGCGGTGCTGGTGCCCACGACCCTGCTGAGCGAGCAGCATGCGATCTCATTTGAGAAGCGCGTCAAGGCGTTCGGGGCGCGGGTGGCGGCGATCAACCGGTTCCGCTCGGCCAAAGAGGTCAAGGAGATTCTGGCCGACACTGCCGCCGGAAAGATCGATGTGCTCATCGGCACCCACCGCATTCTGTCCAAAGATGTGGAGTTCGCCGACCTGGGGCTGCTGGTGGTCGACGAGGAGCAGCGCTTCGGGGTGGCGCATAAGGAGAAGATCAAGCAGCTACGCGCCAATATCGACGTGCTCACGCTCTCGGCCACGCCGATTCCGCGCACCCTGCAGATGAGCATGCTGGGGATTCGCGACCTCTCGATCATTGCGACCCCACCACACAACCGTCTCTCGGTACGCACGCACGTGGCCCGCTTCAGCGATTCGGTGGTGCGCGAGGCCATCATGCGGGAGCTGGGCCGGGGCGGGCAGGTCTTCTTTGTGCACAACCGGGTGCAGACCATCGAGGAGATGGCGCGTCACCTGCGCGAGATTGTGCCGGAGGCCCGCATCGGGATTGGCCACGGTCAGATGGGCGAGGGCAAGCTCGAGGAGGTGATGTACGCCTACATCCGCGGGGAGATTAACGTGCTCTTGTGCACGAGCATCGTGGAGAGCGGGCTGGATATCCCCAACGCCAACACCATCATCGTCAACCGCGCCGATATGTTCGGGCTCTCCCAGCTCTATCAGCTGCGGGGCCGGGTGGGGCGCGGGAGCCAGCGTGCCTATGCCTACCTGCTGGTGCCGGCCCGGCGTACCTTGCCCGATGATGCTCAAAAGCGTCTGGAGGTGATTCAGACCTACACCGACCTGGGCAGCGGTTTTCATGTGGCGAGCTACGACCTGGAGATCCGCGGGGCGGGCAACCTGTTGAGCGATGATCAATCGGGCCACGTGGTGGCGGTGGGGCTGGATCTCTACACCGAGCTTCTGGAAGAGGCGATTGGCGATATCCGCGGACAGGAGTTGGAGGACGCGCTGGAGCCGGAGGTCAACATTCCGGTGGAGGCCTACATCCCGGAAACCTACATCCCGGCTACGAGCCTGCGGTTGATGTTCTACAAACGCTTCTCGCTGGCGCGCTCGGGCGATGAGCTGGCGCTGATCTTTGAGGAGCTGGTCGATCGTTTTGGCGATCCGCCCAACTCGGTGCGCAACCTCCGGGATCTGATCAGCGTGAAGATCGACCTGCGACGCATCGGCTCGCAGCGTCTGGATGCGGGGATGAGTGCGATTGCGCTGGAGCTGGATCAGCGCACGCCCCTGGATCCGGCGCGGGTGCTGGAGCTGGTCAGTGCCAGCGGTGGTCGCTGGCGCCTGACCGCCGAGATGAAGTTGATCTACAAGCTCAAGGTCGATGAGTCGGCGCAGCTGATGCGGACCTCCCGGGCGATTCTCAATCAGCTGCTGGCGTTGTAG